In the genome of Vanacampus margaritifer isolate UIUO_Vmar chromosome 1, RoL_Vmar_1.0, whole genome shotgun sequence, one region contains:
- the gabrg1 gene encoding gamma-aminobutyric acid receptor subunit gamma-1 isoform X1: MEYTIDIFFAQTWYDGRLKFNSSMKLLMLNSNMVGKIWIPDTFFRNSRKSDAHWITTPNRLLRLWSNGRVMYTLRLTINAECYLKLHNFPMDEHSCPLEFSSYGYPRNEILYRWQRRAVEVADQRYWRLYQFAFVGMRNTSDVAHTQSGEYVIMTIFFDLSRRMGYFTIQTYIPCSMIVVLSWVSFWINKDAVPARTSLGITTVLTMTTLSTISRKSLPKVSYVTAMDLFVSVCFIFTFAALMEYGTLHYFTSNRQTKKSKAKNNTHKPSSMVNIRPGPSLLQMNNIMHYHDEDDYAYDCLDGKNCTSFFCCFDDCRSGAWRENRMHVRVFGRGPLSSCLLMAAICLWISKVFVVCPAHLLCCLNSFTARRFQKRVVPTASRFKHLE, encoded by the exons ATG GAATACACCATTGATATCTTCTTTGCCCAGACATGGTATGATGGTAGACTGAAGTTCAACAGCTCAATGAAGCTTCTTATGCTCAACAGTAACATGGTAGGCAAAATCTGGATTCCCGACACATTCTTCAGAAATTCCAGGAAATCAGACGCGCATTGGATCACCACGCCAAACCGCCTACTGAGGCTGTGGAGCAATGGTAGAGTGATGTACACACTGAG gtTGACTATTAATGCGGAGTGTTACCTTAAGCTGCATAACTTTCCAATGGATGAGCACTCGTGTCCGCTGGAGTTTTCAAGCT ATGGTTACCCTCGGAATGAGATTTTATACCGGTGGCAAAGACGAGCAGTGGAGGTGGCAGACCAGCGATATTGGAGACTTTACCAGTTTGCATTTGTAGGAATGAGAAATACTTCTGATGTGGCACACACCCAATCAG GAGAATATGTCATCATGACTATCTTTTTTGACCTGAGTCGGAGGATGGGTTATTTCACCATCCAGACCTACATTCCATGCAGTATGATTGTGGTCCTCTCTTGGGTCTCTTTCTGGATTAATAAGGATGCCGTCCCAGCTCGCACATCATTAG GTATCACCACAGTGCTTACCATGACAACTCTTAGCACCATCTCCAGAAAGTCCTTGCCCAAGGTGTCATATGTTACGGCCATGGACCTGTTTGTCTCTGTCTGCTTCATATTCACCTTCGCTGCTCTGATGGAGTATGGGACACTGCATTACTTCACCAGCAACAGACAGACGAAAAAGTCCAAAGCCAAGAATAACACACAT AAACCATCTAGTATGGTCAATATCCGTCCTGGACCATCCCTGCTGCAAATGAACAACATTATGCACTATCATGACGAGGATGACTATGCCTACGATTGTTTGGATGGAAAGAACTGTACAAGCTTCTTTTGCTGCTTTGATGACTGTCGCTCAGGTGCCTGGCGAGAAAACAGGATGCATGTGCGA GTATTTGGCCGTGGCCCCCTTTCGAGCTGCCTCCTTATGGCTGCTATTTGCCTGTGGATTTCCAAGGTATTTGTCGTCTGTCCTGCACATCTGTTATGCtgccttaactctttcactgccagacgttttcagaaacgggttgtccccactgccagccgatttaagcatttagagtga
- the gabrg1 gene encoding gamma-aminobutyric acid receptor subunit gamma-1 isoform X2, translating into MVGKIWIPDTFFRNSRKSDAHWITTPNRLLRLWSNGRVMYTLRLTINAECYLKLHNFPMDEHSCPLEFSSYGYPRNEILYRWQRRAVEVADQRYWRLYQFAFVGMRNTSDVAHTQSGEYVIMTIFFDLSRRMGYFTIQTYIPCSMIVVLSWVSFWINKDAVPARTSLGITTVLTMTTLSTISRKSLPKVSYVTAMDLFVSVCFIFTFAALMEYGTLHYFTSNRQTKKSKAKNNTHKPSSMVNIRPGPSLLQMNNIMHYHDEDDYAYDCLDGKNCTSFFCCFDDCRSGAWRENRMHVRVFGRGPLSSCLLMAAICLWISKVFVVCPAHLLCCLNSFTARRFQKRVVPTASRFKHLE; encoded by the exons ATGGTAGGCAAAATCTGGATTCCCGACACATTCTTCAGAAATTCCAGGAAATCAGACGCGCATTGGATCACCACGCCAAACCGCCTACTGAGGCTGTGGAGCAATGGTAGAGTGATGTACACACTGAG gtTGACTATTAATGCGGAGTGTTACCTTAAGCTGCATAACTTTCCAATGGATGAGCACTCGTGTCCGCTGGAGTTTTCAAGCT ATGGTTACCCTCGGAATGAGATTTTATACCGGTGGCAAAGACGAGCAGTGGAGGTGGCAGACCAGCGATATTGGAGACTTTACCAGTTTGCATTTGTAGGAATGAGAAATACTTCTGATGTGGCACACACCCAATCAG GAGAATATGTCATCATGACTATCTTTTTTGACCTGAGTCGGAGGATGGGTTATTTCACCATCCAGACCTACATTCCATGCAGTATGATTGTGGTCCTCTCTTGGGTCTCTTTCTGGATTAATAAGGATGCCGTCCCAGCTCGCACATCATTAG GTATCACCACAGTGCTTACCATGACAACTCTTAGCACCATCTCCAGAAAGTCCTTGCCCAAGGTGTCATATGTTACGGCCATGGACCTGTTTGTCTCTGTCTGCTTCATATTCACCTTCGCTGCTCTGATGGAGTATGGGACACTGCATTACTTCACCAGCAACAGACAGACGAAAAAGTCCAAAGCCAAGAATAACACACAT AAACCATCTAGTATGGTCAATATCCGTCCTGGACCATCCCTGCTGCAAATGAACAACATTATGCACTATCATGACGAGGATGACTATGCCTACGATTGTTTGGATGGAAAGAACTGTACAAGCTTCTTTTGCTGCTTTGATGACTGTCGCTCAGGTGCCTGGCGAGAAAACAGGATGCATGTGCGA GTATTTGGCCGTGGCCCCCTTTCGAGCTGCCTCCTTATGGCTGCTATTTGCCTGTGGATTTCCAAGGTATTTGTCGTCTGTCCTGCACATCTGTTATGCtgccttaactctttcactgccagacgttttcagaaacgggttgtccccactgccagccgatttaagcatttagagtga
- the gabrg1 gene encoding gamma-aminobutyric acid receptor subunit gamma-1 isoform X5, with protein MKLLFARAVHAMSLCVLFAVLGICAALQPGKQEEEDYEDVPINKTWVLSPKVYESDVTMILNKLLQGYDNKLRPDIGVRPTVIETAVYVNSIGPVDPINMEYTIDIFFAQTWYDGRLKFNSSMKLLMLNSNMVGKIWIPDTFFRNSRKSDAHWITTPNRLLRLWSNGRVMYTLRLTINAECYLKLHNFPMDEHSCPLEFSSYGYPRNEILYRWQRRAVEVADQRYWRLYQFAFVGMRNTSDVAHTQSGEYVIMTIFFDLSRRMGYFTIQTYIPCSMIVVLSWVSFWINKDAVPARTSLGITTVLTMTTLSTISRKSLPKVSYVTAMDLFVSVCFIFTFAALMEYGTLHYFTSNRQTKKSKAKNNTHKPSSMVNIRPGPSLLQMNNIMHYHDEDDYAYDCLDGKNCTSFFCCFDDCRSGAWRENRMHVRVSKIDSYSRIFFPTAFGLFNLVYWIGYLYL; from the exons TGCAGCCCTTCAGCCTGGTAAACAAGAGGAGGAAGATTACGAAGATGTACCCATTAATAAGACCTGGGTCTTGTCTCCAAAGGTCTATGAAAGTGACGTTACAATGATACTTAATAAACTTCTGCAAGGCTATGACAACAAACTACGACCTGACATTGGGG TGAGGCCAACTGTGATTGAAACAGCAGTGTACGTCAACAGCATTGGACCAGTCGACCCTATCAATATG GAATACACCATTGATATCTTCTTTGCCCAGACATGGTATGATGGTAGACTGAAGTTCAACAGCTCAATGAAGCTTCTTATGCTCAACAGTAACATGGTAGGCAAAATCTGGATTCCCGACACATTCTTCAGAAATTCCAGGAAATCAGACGCGCATTGGATCACCACGCCAAACCGCCTACTGAGGCTGTGGAGCAATGGTAGAGTGATGTACACACTGAG gtTGACTATTAATGCGGAGTGTTACCTTAAGCTGCATAACTTTCCAATGGATGAGCACTCGTGTCCGCTGGAGTTTTCAAGCT ATGGTTACCCTCGGAATGAGATTTTATACCGGTGGCAAAGACGAGCAGTGGAGGTGGCAGACCAGCGATATTGGAGACTTTACCAGTTTGCATTTGTAGGAATGAGAAATACTTCTGATGTGGCACACACCCAATCAG GAGAATATGTCATCATGACTATCTTTTTTGACCTGAGTCGGAGGATGGGTTATTTCACCATCCAGACCTACATTCCATGCAGTATGATTGTGGTCCTCTCTTGGGTCTCTTTCTGGATTAATAAGGATGCCGTCCCAGCTCGCACATCATTAG GTATCACCACAGTGCTTACCATGACAACTCTTAGCACCATCTCCAGAAAGTCCTTGCCCAAGGTGTCATATGTTACGGCCATGGACCTGTTTGTCTCTGTCTGCTTCATATTCACCTTCGCTGCTCTGATGGAGTATGGGACACTGCATTACTTCACCAGCAACAGACAGACGAAAAAGTCCAAAGCCAAGAATAACACACAT AAACCATCTAGTATGGTCAATATCCGTCCTGGACCATCCCTGCTGCAAATGAACAACATTATGCACTATCATGACGAGGATGACTATGCCTACGATTGTTTGGATGGAAAGAACTGTACAAGCTTCTTTTGCTGCTTTGATGACTGTCGCTCAGGTGCCTGGCGAGAAAACAGGATGCATGTGCGAGTGAGTAAGATAGATTCTTACTCACGAATATTCTTCCCTACAGCATTTGGCCTTTTTAATTTGGTTTATTGGATAGGTTATCTTTATCTATAA
- the gabrg1 gene encoding gamma-aminobutyric acid receptor subunit gamma-1 isoform X4 — protein sequence MEYTIDIFFAQTWYDGRLKFNSSMKLLMLNSNMVGKIWIPDTFFRNSRKSDAHWITTPNRLLRLWSNGRVMYTLRLTINAECYLKLHNFPMDEHSCPLEFSSYGYPRNEILYRWQRRAVEVADQRYWRLYQFAFVGMRNTSDVAHTQSGEYVIMTIFFDLSRRMGYFTIQTYIPCSMIVVLSWVSFWINKDAVPARTSLGITTVLTMTTLSTISRKSLPKVSYVTAMDLFVSVCFIFTFAALMEYGTLHYFTSNRQTKKSKAKNNTHKPSSMVNIRPGPSLLQMNNIMHYHDEDDYAYDCLDGKNCTSFFCCFDDCRSGAWRENRMHVRTR from the exons ATG GAATACACCATTGATATCTTCTTTGCCCAGACATGGTATGATGGTAGACTGAAGTTCAACAGCTCAATGAAGCTTCTTATGCTCAACAGTAACATGGTAGGCAAAATCTGGATTCCCGACACATTCTTCAGAAATTCCAGGAAATCAGACGCGCATTGGATCACCACGCCAAACCGCCTACTGAGGCTGTGGAGCAATGGTAGAGTGATGTACACACTGAG gtTGACTATTAATGCGGAGTGTTACCTTAAGCTGCATAACTTTCCAATGGATGAGCACTCGTGTCCGCTGGAGTTTTCAAGCT ATGGTTACCCTCGGAATGAGATTTTATACCGGTGGCAAAGACGAGCAGTGGAGGTGGCAGACCAGCGATATTGGAGACTTTACCAGTTTGCATTTGTAGGAATGAGAAATACTTCTGATGTGGCACACACCCAATCAG GAGAATATGTCATCATGACTATCTTTTTTGACCTGAGTCGGAGGATGGGTTATTTCACCATCCAGACCTACATTCCATGCAGTATGATTGTGGTCCTCTCTTGGGTCTCTTTCTGGATTAATAAGGATGCCGTCCCAGCTCGCACATCATTAG GTATCACCACAGTGCTTACCATGACAACTCTTAGCACCATCTCCAGAAAGTCCTTGCCCAAGGTGTCATATGTTACGGCCATGGACCTGTTTGTCTCTGTCTGCTTCATATTCACCTTCGCTGCTCTGATGGAGTATGGGACACTGCATTACTTCACCAGCAACAGACAGACGAAAAAGTCCAAAGCCAAGAATAACACACAT AAACCATCTAGTATGGTCAATATCCGTCCTGGACCATCCCTGCTGCAAATGAACAACATTATGCACTATCATGACGAGGATGACTATGCCTACGATTGTTTGGATGGAAAGAACTGTACAAGCTTCTTTTGCTGCTTTGATGACTGTCGCTCAGGTGCCTGGCGAGAAAACAGGATGCATGTGCGA
- the gabrg1 gene encoding gamma-aminobutyric acid receptor subunit gamma-1 isoform X3: MEYTIDIFFAQTWYDGRLKFNSSMKLLMLNSNMVGKIWIPDTFFRNSRKSDAHWITTPNRLLRLWSNGRVMYTLRLTINAECYLKLHNFPMDEHSCPLEFSSYGYPRNEILYRWQRRAVEVADQRYWRLYQFAFVGMRNTSDVAHTQSGEYVIMTIFFDLSRRMGYFTIQTYIPCSMIVVLSWVSFWINKDAVPARTSLGITTVLTMTTLSTISRKSLPKVSYVTAMDLFVSVCFIFTFAALMEYGTLHYFTSNRQTKKSKAKNNTHKPSSMVNIRPGPSLLQMNNIMHYHDEDDYAYDCLDGKNCTSFFCCFDDCRSGAWRENRMHVRVFGRGPLSSCLLMAAICLWISKTR, encoded by the exons ATG GAATACACCATTGATATCTTCTTTGCCCAGACATGGTATGATGGTAGACTGAAGTTCAACAGCTCAATGAAGCTTCTTATGCTCAACAGTAACATGGTAGGCAAAATCTGGATTCCCGACACATTCTTCAGAAATTCCAGGAAATCAGACGCGCATTGGATCACCACGCCAAACCGCCTACTGAGGCTGTGGAGCAATGGTAGAGTGATGTACACACTGAG gtTGACTATTAATGCGGAGTGTTACCTTAAGCTGCATAACTTTCCAATGGATGAGCACTCGTGTCCGCTGGAGTTTTCAAGCT ATGGTTACCCTCGGAATGAGATTTTATACCGGTGGCAAAGACGAGCAGTGGAGGTGGCAGACCAGCGATATTGGAGACTTTACCAGTTTGCATTTGTAGGAATGAGAAATACTTCTGATGTGGCACACACCCAATCAG GAGAATATGTCATCATGACTATCTTTTTTGACCTGAGTCGGAGGATGGGTTATTTCACCATCCAGACCTACATTCCATGCAGTATGATTGTGGTCCTCTCTTGGGTCTCTTTCTGGATTAATAAGGATGCCGTCCCAGCTCGCACATCATTAG GTATCACCACAGTGCTTACCATGACAACTCTTAGCACCATCTCCAGAAAGTCCTTGCCCAAGGTGTCATATGTTACGGCCATGGACCTGTTTGTCTCTGTCTGCTTCATATTCACCTTCGCTGCTCTGATGGAGTATGGGACACTGCATTACTTCACCAGCAACAGACAGACGAAAAAGTCCAAAGCCAAGAATAACACACAT AAACCATCTAGTATGGTCAATATCCGTCCTGGACCATCCCTGCTGCAAATGAACAACATTATGCACTATCATGACGAGGATGACTATGCCTACGATTGTTTGGATGGAAAGAACTGTACAAGCTTCTTTTGCTGCTTTGATGACTGTCGCTCAGGTGCCTGGCGAGAAAACAGGATGCATGTGCGA GTATTTGGCCGTGGCCCCCTTTCGAGCTGCCTCCTTATGGCTGCTATTTGCCTGTGGATTTCCAAG